The following proteins come from a genomic window of Vallitaleaceae bacterium 9-2:
- the cysE gene encoding serine O-acetyltransferase translates to MNIFSYIREEINVIKERDPAIKKTMEVFLYPSFHAILRYRLAHWFYVHKRYVLARWISQRALHKTGIEIHPGAKIGKGLFIDHGHGVVIGETTIIGDDVTIYQGVTLGGTGKEHGKRHPTIGNNVMISAGAKVLGSFEVGDDAKIGAGSVVLRAVPPNATVVGIPGRVVRGEAKAKHPQDALDQVHLPDPVRQEICKLIIRLENVEKKCGGLDAEMLQALEDERCQLCPDNPSLN, encoded by the coding sequence ATGAATATCTTTAGTTACATCAGAGAAGAAATCAATGTTATAAAAGAAAGAGATCCTGCTATAAAAAAAACGATGGAAGTGTTTTTATATCCAAGCTTTCATGCGATACTTCGATATAGGCTGGCACATTGGTTTTATGTGCATAAACGTTATGTTCTTGCACGATGGATTTCTCAACGCGCTTTGCATAAGACAGGGATTGAAATTCATCCGGGAGCAAAAATCGGAAAAGGTCTTTTTATTGATCATGGTCATGGCGTTGTGATTGGGGAAACTACAATTATTGGAGACGATGTGACCATTTATCAAGGAGTTACTCTTGGAGGAACAGGAAAAGAACACGGAAAACGTCATCCGACTATTGGTAACAATGTTATGATTAGTGCTGGTGCCAAGGTTCTTGGTTCATTCGAGGTTGGAGATGATGCAAAAATAGGCGCCGGGTCTGTGGTGTTACGTGCTGTACCGCCAAATGCTACCGTTGTGGGAATACCGGGACGTGTTGTTCGTGGTGAAGCAAAAGCAAAGCATCCTCAAGATGCGCTAGATCAAGTACATCTTCCAGACCCTGTACGTCAAGAAATATGTAAGCTGATTATTCGATTGGAAAATGTTGAAAAGAAGTGTGGAGGGCTGGATGCTGAGATGCTACAAGCACTTGAAGATGAAAGGTGTCAACTATGTCCAGATAATCCGTCACTAAACTAA
- the ptsP gene encoding phosphoenolpyruvate--protein phosphotransferase has translation MIRGVGVSEGIVYGKIVKKKQYPKTVLKQSIDNVDQEIKRLEDAVRNYQEYLAKIYTKSMNILSEEEAKTYQKHLEILKESVIISSVKKQIRDQQVNAEWILEEVKNKYDVIYHRVDDNFLKKKAEYIKKVTKGLIHQLSYEGHHFFGELHEGKIIVANALSAADLIELEQGHVLGIILEQDAQHSFGVALAKNWDIPCIVQAKNILEKIEDEDDIIMDGKKGEVIIRPSSEVIRLVQNKIRKKESHEGHYDQYVTAKTQTKDGYRMKLNAIASNIEEVEQAIKHGAEHIGVFRTEAIFIGRHQMPDEEEQFLYYQEAVKASKGKRICFRTFDCHGTSDLPYIHFPEEKNPSLGLLSTRIALNHREILLTQIKAILRASVFGDVRFVIPMIASIDELLDIRLIIEEAMLELDVKHEEYNKAISFGVILETPSVALITHIFAQELGFVYVDLDDLLQYTTGVDPSNEMTYDLFDEFHPGFLRLLKSMVRGAHREGTPIDFIGDIASNPLLIPLFIALGVDGLSTVSAEIARIRWEVNSTHKREWGKIMREVYFMGSGKDIKMRLEKKYGELFLWSNQ, from the coding sequence ATGATTCGAGGCGTAGGCGTATCAGAGGGCATCGTATATGGCAAGATAGTTAAAAAAAAGCAGTATCCAAAGACTGTGTTAAAGCAATCGATTGATAATGTTGACCAAGAGATAAAGCGCCTGGAAGATGCAGTACGTAATTATCAAGAATATCTTGCAAAGATTTATACAAAAAGTATGAATATCTTGAGTGAAGAAGAAGCCAAAACATATCAAAAACACCTAGAAATTTTGAAAGAATCGGTGATTATTAGTAGTGTCAAAAAACAGATTCGAGATCAACAGGTGAATGCGGAATGGATTTTGGAAGAAGTAAAGAATAAATATGACGTTATCTATCATCGTGTTGATGATAACTTCTTAAAGAAGAAGGCAGAATATATTAAAAAGGTTACAAAAGGGTTGATTCATCAACTTTCTTATGAAGGACATCATTTTTTTGGTGAATTGCATGAAGGCAAAATTATTGTTGCTAATGCATTGTCAGCAGCGGACTTAATTGAATTAGAACAAGGTCATGTTCTAGGGATTATTCTTGAACAAGACGCTCAGCATTCTTTTGGTGTAGCTTTAGCTAAGAACTGGGATATTCCTTGTATTGTACAAGCAAAAAATATTTTGGAGAAAATAGAAGATGAAGATGACATTATTATGGATGGGAAAAAGGGAGAAGTTATTATTCGCCCTTCATCTGAGGTTATCCGATTAGTCCAAAATAAAATCCGTAAAAAAGAGAGTCATGAAGGGCATTACGATCAATATGTAACGGCAAAGACACAGACAAAAGATGGATATAGAATGAAGCTTAATGCGATTGCATCAAATATTGAGGAAGTTGAACAGGCAATAAAGCATGGAGCAGAGCATATTGGTGTTTTTCGCACAGAAGCGATTTTTATAGGACGTCATCAGATGCCGGATGAAGAAGAACAGTTCTTATATTATCAAGAAGCGGTTAAAGCTTCAAAAGGTAAGCGGATTTGCTTTCGGACCTTTGATTGTCATGGAACAAGTGATTTGCCATATATTCATTTTCCGGAGGAAAAGAATCCGTCCCTTGGATTGCTTTCAACACGGATTGCATTAAACCACCGTGAAATTTTATTGACTCAAATTAAGGCCATCTTAAGAGCGAGTGTGTTTGGAGATGTGCGTTTTGTAATCCCAATGATTGCATCGATTGATGAGCTTCTTGATATACGATTAATTATTGAAGAAGCTATGCTAGAGCTTGATGTTAAGCATGAAGAATATAATAAAGCCATTTCATTTGGCGTGATTTTAGAAACCCCTTCTGTCGCTTTGATCACACATATTTTTGCCCAGGAACTCGGGTTTGTATATGTTGATCTTGATGATTTGCTACAGTACACAACCGGAGTTGATCCAAGTAATGAGATGACGTATGATTTATTTGACGAATTTCATCCTGGATTTTTACGTTTACTAAAAAGTATGGTTAGAGGCGCCCATCGAGAAGGAACACCTATCGATTTTATTGGAGATATTGCTTCCAATCCTTTGTTGATTCCTTTGTTTATTGCACTGGGGGTTGACGGATTAAGTACTGTCTCAGCTGAGATTGCACGTATACGATGGGAAGTCAATTCAACGCATAAGCGTGAATGGGGAAAAATCATGCGTGAGGTTTATTTTATGGGGTCAGGAAAAGACATAAAAATGCGCCTCGAAAAGAAATATGGTGAACTGTTTTTATGGTCAAACCAGTAA
- a CDS encoding tetratricopeptide repeat protein, which translates to MLNQCPKCGQKLNEKSHCDSCNITYRSFRLIKEVSKSLYNEGLQKSKMRDLSGAVESLNRSIKYDKRNVDARNLLGLVYFELGETVMALRQWVISQNIQPELNVASNYLKVIQDNQINLDRLNSAIKKYNQALGYINQNSRDLAIIQLKKVISLNPKFVKAYTLLALLYIKEEEISRAKNILLKVLLIDKTNYAARKYYEELFDDNKEEAVVVEPQEEIKKNKKKLKRQIAINQSVQQFGALVFGLAIGAALVFFLLMPGRVGQLNDEIEQYQTDLVKSENEAKALEAQKSENEATIRTLEAELEQAITDNEQLSQKDGQVQQMLMSVTYYLQDDLPNAAAALSNVNINDSTDGTLNNLYTQLAEVILPEVARTEYNAGYSAYNSGRYQEAVDHLEVSIRYAKNATYSHYAVYYLGRSYQFLDRPEDAIEQFKYLLANYPSSNTRGWAENQIRILGGKLD; encoded by the coding sequence ATGTTGAATCAATGCCCAAAATGTGGACAAAAATTAAATGAAAAATCACACTGTGATTCATGTAATATTACGTATCGTTCATTTCGCCTCATTAAAGAAGTATCTAAAAGTCTCTACAACGAAGGCCTTCAAAAATCAAAAATGCGAGACTTGAGCGGTGCAGTTGAAAGTTTAAACCGTAGTATTAAATATGATAAACGTAATGTAGATGCAAGAAATTTACTTGGATTGGTTTATTTTGAATTAGGTGAGACGGTAATGGCACTGCGTCAGTGGGTCATTAGTCAAAATATTCAGCCAGAGTTAAATGTAGCTTCTAATTATCTCAAGGTCATTCAAGATAATCAAATCAATCTGGATCGTTTGAATTCTGCGATTAAAAAATATAATCAAGCTTTAGGCTATATTAATCAAAATTCAAGAGATTTAGCAATTATTCAATTAAAAAAGGTGATTTCATTAAATCCTAAATTTGTAAAAGCATATACGCTGTTAGCTCTTTTATATATTAAGGAAGAAGAGATTAGTCGAGCGAAAAATATATTGCTCAAGGTACTTTTGATTGATAAGACGAACTATGCTGCACGTAAATATTATGAAGAATTATTTGATGACAACAAAGAAGAGGCGGTTGTTGTTGAGCCTCAAGAAGAAATAAAAAAGAACAAGAAAAAGTTAAAACGTCAGATTGCAATTAATCAGTCCGTACAGCAATTTGGAGCATTAGTATTTGGACTGGCTATTGGTGCCGCTTTAGTTTTCTTCCTATTAATGCCAGGACGTGTCGGACAGTTAAATGATGAGATTGAACAATATCAGACGGATTTAGTAAAAAGTGAAAATGAGGCAAAGGCGCTTGAAGCCCAAAAAAGTGAAAACGAGGCAACGATTCGTACCTTAGAAGCTGAGCTTGAACAAGCGATTACGGATAATGAACAGTTATCACAAAAAGATGGACAAGTACAGCAAATGCTGATGAGTGTGACTTACTATCTGCAAGATGACCTGCCCAATGCAGCAGCAGCCTTGTCAAATGTGAATATTAATGACAGCACCGATGGTACATTAAATAATCTGTATACACAATTGGCAGAAGTTATTTTACCAGAGGTGGCTAGGACAGAATATAATGCAGGGTATTCGGCATATAATAGTGGAAGATATCAAGAAGCTGTTGATCATCTGGAAGTCTCTATCCGTTATGCAAAGAATGCAACATACTCTCACTATGCCGTCTATTACTTAGGACGTAGTTATCAGTTTTTAGACCGACCGGAAGATGCGATTGAACAGTTTAAATATCTCCTTGCAAATTACCCAAGTTCGAATACGAGAGGTTGGGCAGAAAACCAAATTCGGATTTTGGGAGGAAAACTAGACTAA
- a CDS encoding Mur ligase family protein, giving the protein MDKEQLYQLDTLMKAIPLYGKKVGLRNIERIITELNTIIPLVEYLNSVHVIHVTGTNGKGSVCKMLSEIYTEQGYCTGLFTSPHIDVITERIQINNNNVSGELFYDGYQAVLKICERLKTEDIEPTFFEWVFSIALYCFYMKKAKVLVIEVGIGGRLDTTNILPKKELSVITSVGLDHQDILGNTLTDIAIEKIGILPKNGRLVLGKIDKEAEKVIRQIAVKKEALVYNIQPNAYEIMDFTDKSIDFSVHNKYYNYERLHLNTSAHYQINNALIALLCIHVLQDVLLVDESSVKSGLDRFFWPGRFERIQEGIYIDGAHNVLGVTTLLESIALLSESKSYDLLLGMKQHKDYKAVIRLLLQSGWFKNIYLVELSGGIGVSKQELYDEVSQYSDSVYYVEDLQQFLQERLYKQSALRLLATGSLFLTSDIRKILQEEEAND; this is encoded by the coding sequence ATGGATAAAGAACAATTGTACCAACTTGATACATTAATGAAAGCTATTCCATTATATGGAAAAAAAGTAGGCCTTCGAAATATTGAACGTATTATAACGGAATTAAATACAATAATACCGCTTGTAGAATATCTAAATTCAGTGCATGTCATACATGTCACTGGAACCAATGGGAAAGGATCTGTCTGTAAGATGCTCAGCGAAATATATACAGAACAAGGATATTGTACGGGATTGTTTACATCTCCACATATTGATGTCATTACAGAACGAATTCAAATCAATAACAACAATGTCTCAGGAGAACTATTTTATGACGGATATCAGGCAGTTCTAAAAATTTGTGAAAGACTTAAGACAGAAGACATTGAACCGACATTTTTTGAATGGGTATTTTCCATTGCACTTTATTGTTTTTATATGAAAAAAGCAAAAGTGCTAGTTATTGAGGTGGGAATAGGAGGGCGATTAGATACAACGAATATCCTTCCGAAAAAAGAATTAAGTGTCATTACATCTGTTGGCTTAGATCATCAGGATATACTAGGAAATACGTTAACAGATATTGCTATAGAAAAAATCGGTATTTTGCCAAAAAATGGGCGGTTAGTTTTAGGAAAGATTGATAAAGAGGCAGAGAAGGTTATTCGACAAATCGCGGTAAAAAAAGAAGCACTGGTCTATAATATTCAGCCAAATGCCTATGAAATTATGGATTTTACCGATAAAAGCATTGATTTTTCTGTACATAACAAGTATTATAATTATGAGCGCTTACATCTAAATACCAGTGCACATTATCAGATAAACAATGCGTTAATTGCTTTACTTTGCATACATGTATTACAAGATGTTCTTTTGGTAGATGAAAGTTCTGTCAAGTCGGGGTTAGATCGTTTTTTTTGGCCAGGAAGATTTGAACGTATTCAGGAAGGAATCTATATTGATGGTGCGCACAATGTACTTGGAGTAACGACATTATTAGAATCGATAGCATTGCTAAGTGAATCTAAATCTTATGATTTGTTATTGGGAATGAAGCAGCATAAGGATTATAAAGCGGTTATTCGCCTGCTTTTACAATCAGGATGGTTTAAGAACATTTATTTAGTGGAGTTATCTGGGGGAATTGGAGTTTCAAAACAAGAACTGTATGATGAAGTCAGCCAATACTCTGATTCGGTTTACTATGTAGAGGATTTGCAACAATTTTTACAGGAACGATTATATAAACAAAGTGCGTTGCGTTTATTAGCAACAGGGTCTTTGTTCTTAACGAGTGATATACGAAAAATACTTCAAGAGGAGGAAGCTAATGATTAA
- a CDS encoding trypsin-like peptidase domain-containing protein — MMNDKFENIDPIYQKEDNPNENNATSDNHSPYRSYPPSYNYTSPQDVDYRETQEPPSSQEPKKRKRSFPRFVALFVVFVFLGGIVFGAGYSTALYLGDQLTPQLIQAQAKRLSFDVNQIEPVVTTNSTLYESDNIVSSIAKTAGPSVVTITSTYLVNQNSFFSNRTFETEGTGSGIIYKLRDDDLLVITNHHVIKDAKGVEVTFSDNTHLPGEIIGYDSRRDLAVVSVSLDDIDQSELSDITVATFGDSEDLEVGELAVAIGNPLGKEFSNTVTTGVISAVNREIEISDSTLTLIQTDAAINPGNSGGALVNSRGEVIGINTAKYVDESVEGMGFSIPVHIALPVIDSIIETGSGDDVAYAMSDDKPFLGVQISDINEQIYSETGMPFGIYVTEVYENSAAANAGIEAGDVIYSIDGQKLMNTDDLFDALSDKSVGDTIKISVSRGDQVLSFETILTRYGDVITE; from the coding sequence ATGATGAACGATAAATTTGAAAATATCGACCCAATTTACCAAAAGGAGGATAACCCCAATGAAAACAATGCAACCTCAGACAATCACTCACCCTATAGATCGTATCCACCTAGCTACAATTACACCTCACCACAAGATGTCGATTATAGAGAGACTCAAGAACCACCTTCAAGTCAAGAACCAAAAAAACGAAAACGTTCATTCCCTCGTTTTGTTGCTCTCTTTGTTGTATTTGTATTCTTGGGTGGAATCGTTTTTGGCGCGGGATACTCAACAGCATTATACCTTGGAGATCAACTGACACCGCAGCTTATACAGGCCCAAGCAAAAAGACTGAGCTTTGATGTTAACCAAATTGAACCTGTCGTAACGACAAATTCGACGCTATATGAATCCGATAACATTGTATCTTCCATTGCTAAGACTGCCGGACCTTCGGTAGTAACCATCACAAGTACTTATCTTGTAAATCAAAACAGCTTTTTTAGCAATCGAACATTTGAAACAGAAGGTACTGGATCTGGAATTATCTATAAGCTTCGCGATGATGATTTACTTGTTATTACAAATCATCACGTCATCAAAGATGCCAAAGGTGTTGAAGTCACTTTTTCAGATAACACCCACTTACCTGGGGAAATTATAGGTTATGACTCACGACGCGACCTTGCAGTTGTCTCCGTATCTTTGGATGATATTGATCAGTCTGAGCTTTCTGATATTACTGTAGCTACCTTTGGCGATTCTGAAGATTTGGAAGTAGGAGAACTTGCTGTAGCCATTGGTAATCCTCTAGGCAAAGAGTTTTCCAACACTGTAACGACAGGTGTCATTAGTGCTGTTAATCGTGAGATTGAGATCTCTGACTCTACGTTAACCCTTATCCAAACCGATGCAGCCATTAATCCAGGAAATAGCGGTGGTGCCCTTGTAAACTCCCGCGGTGAAGTAATTGGAATCAATACCGCTAAGTACGTTGATGAAAGTGTTGAAGGCATGGGCTTTTCCATTCCTGTACATATTGCACTTCCCGTTATTGATAGTATCATTGAAACCGGTTCAGGCGACGATGTAGCGTATGCCATGAGTGATGACAAACCATTTTTAGGTGTCCAAATCAGTGATATAAACGAACAGATTTATAGTGAGACAGGCATGCCATTTGGAATCTATGTCACCGAAGTCTATGAAAACAGTGCTGCTGCCAATGCCGGTATTGAAGCTGGTGATGTGATTTATTCAATTGATGGACAAAAACTCATGAATACAGACGATCTTTTTGATGCATTATCCGATAAGTCTGTTGGTGATACCATTAAAATCAGTGTATCTCGTGGTGATCAAGTCCTTAGCTTTGAAACAATCTTGACCCGTTATGGTGATGTGATTACAGAATAA